One window of Anas acuta chromosome 23, bAnaAcu1.1, whole genome shotgun sequence genomic DNA carries:
- the ATP12A gene encoding potassium-transporting ATPase alpha chain 2 → MVKKKSDVYSIEISGIKDLERTETGDEEKYKDLKGNKKKKNEDLKKELDLDDHRLSASELEEKYGTSINKGLSSSRAAEILARDGPNSLTPPKATPEIVKFLKQMVGGFSILLWIGAVFSWISFGIQFAQGAESPFDNLYLGVVLALVVILTGIFAYYQEAKSTNIMASFSKMIPQQALVIRDAEKKELPAEQLVVGDIVEIKGGDRIPADIRLISAQGCKVDNSSLTGESEPQSRSCDFTHENPLETKNIAFYSTTCVEGTATGIVINTGDRTVIGRIASLASGVGNEKTPIAIEIEHFVYLVAGVAISIGVLFFIISVSMRYKILDSIIFLIGIIVANVPEGLLATVTVSLSLTAKRMAKKNCLVKNLEAVETLGSTSIICSDKTGTLTQNRMTVAHLWFDNQIYSADTSEDQTTQPFDQSSPSWTALSKIVTLCNRAEFRPGQENLPIMKRVVVGDASETALLKFAEVILGDVMSIRARNKKVAEIPFNSTNKFQLSIHETDDPNDKRFLLVMKGAPERILERCSTIMINGKEEPLDSEKAEAFQTAYMELGGMGERVLGFCHLYLPENEFPDTYPFDTDSMNFPTSNLCFVGLLSMIDPPRSTVPDAVSKCRSAGIKVIMVTGDHPITAKAIAKSVGIISATSETVEDIAKRLNIPVEQVNRREATAAVVNGMELKDMSLQQLDDILCNHSEIVFARTSPQQKLIIVEGCQRQGAVVAVTGDGVNDSPALKKADIGIAMGIAGSDAAKNAADMVLLDDNFASIVTGVEEGRLIFDNLKKTIAYTLTKNIAELCPFLIYIIASIPMPIGTITILFIDLGTDIIPSVALAYEKAESDIMNRRPRNKKKDRLVNEQLAVYSYLQIGIIQSVGAFVTYFTVYAEQGFLPSTLLGVRVDWESNAINDFEDSYGQQWTKYQRMYLQWTGYTAFFVSITVQQVADLIIRKTRRNSIFQQGLFRNKVIWVGIFSQIGIALILSYGLGHVTALNFTPLRFQYWFVAVPFAILIWVYDEVRKLLIRRYPGSWWDKNMYY, encoded by the exons ATGGTAAAG aaaaagTCTGATGTTTACTCGATTGAGATCAGTGGAATAAAAGATCTGGAAAGAACAGAGACTGGAGATGAAGAGAAGTACAAAGACCTGAAAggcaacaagaagaaaaagaatgaagacCTTAAGAAAGAACTGGACCTG GATGACCACAGACTCAGTGCCtcagaactggaagaaaagtaTGGCACAAGCATCAACAAA GGTCTCTCCAGTTCAAGAGCAGCAGAGATTTTGGCTCGTGATGGTCCCAACTCACTCACTCCTCCCAAAGCCACTCCTGAAATTGTTAAGTTCCTCAAGCAGATGGTGGGAGGCTTTTCCATCCTTTTATGGATAGGAGCTGTCTTCTCCTGGATTTCATTTGGCATTCAGTTTGCCCAGGGAGCTGAATCACCCTTTGACAAT CTCTACCTTGGTGTAGTCCTCGCACTGGTTGTCATCCTCACTGGTATCTTCGCTTACTATCAAGAAGCAAAAAGTACAAACATCATGGCCAGCTTCAGTAAAATGATTCCACAG CAAGCTCTTGTCATCAGAGATGCAGAGAAGAAGGAactcccagcagagcagctggtgGTTGGAGACATCGTGGAAATAAAGGGTGGAGACAGGATCCCAGCGGACATTCGCCTGATCTCTGCTCAGGGGTGTAAG GTGGACAATTCTTCACTCACAGGGGAATCAGAACCACAGTCCCGCTCTTGTGACTTCACCCACGAGAACCCACTGGAGACCAAGAACATTGCGTTCTACTCCACCACCTGTGTGGAAG GCACTGCTACTGGCATTGTAATCAACACCGGGGATCGCACTGTCATTGGGCGGATTGCCTCGCTCGCATCGGGAGTAGGAAATGAGAAAACACCAATTGCTATCGAGATAGAGCACTTTGTCTACCTGGTGGCAGGAGTGGCCATTTCCATTGGTGTCCTCttcttcattatttctgtttcaatgCGATACAAGATTCTGGACTCCATCATCTTTCTCATCGGCATCATTGTGGCAAACGTGCCAGAGGGACTGCTAGCCACAGTAACA GTGAGTCTGTCCCTGACAGCCAAGAGGATGGCGAAGAAGAACTGTTTGGTGAAGAACTTGGAAGCTGTGGAAACACTTGGCTCTACTTCCATCATCTGCTCTGACAAGACAGGGACCCTCACACAAAACAGGATGACTGTAGCTCACCTCTGGTTTGATAATCAGATCTACTCAGCTGACACCAGTGAAGACCAAACAA ctcAGCCTTTTGATCAAAGTTCGCCATCATGGACAGCATTATCAAAAATTGTAACTCTCTGCAACCGGGCAGAATTCAGACCAGGACAGGAAAATCTCCCAATAATGAAG AGAGTTGTGGTAGGTGATGCCTCTgaaacagctctgctgaaattTGCAGAAGTCATTTTGGGTGACGTCATGAGTATTAGAGCACGAAACAAGAAAGTGGCTGAAATTCCTTTCAACTCAACAAACAAATTCCAG CTTTCCATTCACGAGACTGACGATCCCAATGACAAACGCTTCCTGCTGGTGATGAAAGGTGCCCCAGAGAGGATTTTAGAGAGATGTAGCACCATCATGATCAATGGCAAAGAAGAACCACTGGacagtgaaaaagcagaagctttCCAAACAGCGTACATGGAGCTGGGAGGCATGGGAGAGAGAGTACTGG GTTTCTGTCATCTGTACCTGCCTGAAAACGAGTTTCCAGACACGTACCCATTTGACACAGATTCCATGAACTTCCCCACCTCCAACCTGTGCTTTGTTGGGCTCTTATCTATGATTGACCCACCTCGTTCCACAGTGCCAGACGCTGTCTCAAAATGTCGCAGTGCTGGAATCAAG GTTATCATGGTCACTGGCGATCACCCAATCACTGCTAAGGCCATTGCCAAGAGTGTAGGCATCATTTCAGCCACCAGCGAGACCGTGGAAGATATTGCTAAGCGCCTCAATATTCCTGTGGAGCAAGTCAATAGACG GGAAGCCACGGCAGCGGTAGTCAATGGGATGGAGCTGAAGGACATGAGCTTGCAGCAGCTGGATGACATTTTGTGTAACCACTCAGAGATAGTCTTTGCTCGGACATCGCCCCAGCAGAAGCTGATCATAGTGGAAGGCTGCCAAAGACAG GGAGCAGTTGTTGCCGTGACTGGAGACGGAGTCAATGACTCCCCTGCTCTTAAAAAAGCAGATATTGGAATTGCTATGGGTATTGCTGGTTCTGACGCAGCTAAAAACGCAGCTGATATGGTACTGCTGGATGATAACTTTGCTTCTATTGTCACAGGAGTGGAGGAAG gTCGCCTGATCTTTGACAACCTAAAGAAAACAATTGCCTACACCCTGACTAAGAATATTGCTGAGCTCTGTCCCTTTCTCATCTACATTATTGCCAGCATTCCCATGCCCATTGGCACCATCACCATCCTATTCATTGACCTGGGAACGGACATT ATCCCCTCTGTTGCACTGGCCTACGAAAAAGCTGAAAGCGATATTATGAACAGGAGACCTcgaaacaaaaagaaagacaggCTGGTGAACGAGCAGCTCGCTGTATACTCCTACCTGCAGATAG GTATCATACAGTCAGTGGGAGCCTTTGTAACCTACTTCACAGTCTATGCCGAACAAGGTTTCCTCCCTTCCACACTGCTTGGTGTGCGAGTCGACTGGGAAAGCAACGCTATTAATGACTTTGAGGATTCGTATGGCCAGCAATGG aCTAAATACCAGAGGATGTACCTGCAGTGGACTGGCTACACTGCCTTCTTTGTCAGCATCACAGTTCAGCAAGTTGCAGATTTGATCATCAGGAAAACACGAAGAAATTCCATTTTCCAGCAGGGTCTTTTCAG GAACAAAGTCATCTGGGTGGGTATATTCTCCCAGATAGGAATTGCTCTGATTCTCTCCTATGGGCTTGGACACGTTACAGCCCTGAACTTCACTCCTCTGAG GTTTCAGTACTGGTTTGTGGCTGTACCGTTTGCCATCTTGATATGGGTCTATGATGAAGTCCGCAAGCTGCTTATCAGGAGATACCCAGGAA GCTGGTGGGACAAGAACATGTATTATTGA